From the Euphorbia lathyris chromosome 6, ddEupLath1.1, whole genome shotgun sequence genome, one window contains:
- the LOC136232919 gene encoding U-box domain-containing protein 7 — protein MSAPSSSSSSSSSSNFWLGSYEKLKFFSRIRRFLQSKSVQKNKVRTKVTVEEKEAVGAAMDEDEDDCSVVLQRSVKKLHFGNWEEKEVAAMEIERLAKENVKTRKFMAELGVIPVLVGMLDSDLSSRRRLAVKALIELANGTYTNKALMVEAGIFSKLPNNIKSEEESTRTEFAELILSLSSIANTQKFPLTSSQILPFLTEILQSNSSIEAKQSCLTTLYNISSVLENAATLVSNSNGALVQTLMTLISLKHLSEKALATLGHLVVTLMGKKAMENNPMVPQSLIEILTWEDKPKCQELSAYILMIMAYQSSSQRDKMAKSGIVPVLLEVALLGSELAQKRALKLLQWFKDERETRMGPHSGPQTGRVIAMGSPISPRASEEGKKMMKSLVKQSLYKNLEMITRRANNVSSEENSSSKLKSLVISTSSKSLPY, from the exons ATGTCTGcaccttcttcttcatcttcatcttcatcttcttcaaattTTTGGTTGGGTTCTTATGAGAAACTTAAATTCTTCAGTCGGATAAGGAGGTTCTTGCAATCAAAAAGTGTACAAAAGAATAAGGTAAGAACAAAAGTGACGGTTGAGGAAAAAGAGGCTGTCGGAGCAGCCatggatgaagatgaagatgattgTTCTGTTGTGTTACAAAGATCAGTGAAGAAGCTTCACTTTGGAAACTGGGAAGAGAAGGAAGTTGCAGCTATGGAAATTGAAAGATTAGCTAAAGAAAATGTCAAAACAAGAAAATTCATGGCTGAGCTTGGTGTTATTCCGGTCTTAGTAGGGATGCTTGATTCCGATTTGTCTTCCCGCCGGCGACTGGCTGTTAAGGCTTTGATTGAGCTTGCTAATGGAACTTACAC GAACAAAGCACTAATGGTAGAAGCAGGAATATTCTCAAAACTACCCAACAACATTAAATCTGAAGAAGAATCAACAAGAACTGAATTTGCAGAACTAATCCTATCCTTATCTTCAATAGCAAACACTCAAAAATTCCCTCTCACCTCATCACAAATCCTTCCATTCCTCACAGAAATTCTTCAATCAAACTCAAGCATTGAAGCCAAACAATCATGTCTAACCACATTATACAACATCTCATCAGTCTTAGAAAATGCAGCAACTTTGGTCTCAAACTCAAATGGAGCACTAGTTCAAACCCTAATGACTCTTATATCACTAAAACACCTATCAGAGAAAGCACTTGCTACATTAGGCCATTTAGTTGTCACATTAATGGGGAAAAAAGCAATGGAAAACAACCCAATGGTGCCACAAAGTTTGATAGAGATATTAACATGGGAAGATAAGCCCAAATGTCAAGAATTATCAGCATATATATTGATGATCATGGCTTATCAGAGCTCTTCGCAGCGCGATAAAATGGCGAAATCCGGGATTGTGCCTGTGCTTCTTGAAGTTGCATTGTTAGGGAGTGAATTGGCTCAGAAGAGAGCGTTGAAGCTATTGCAATGGTTTAAAGATGAGAGGGAAACAAGGATGGGGCCTCATTCAGGGCCACAAACAGGAAGAGTGATAGCAATGGGGTCACCTATAAGTCCAAGAGCAAGTGAAGaggggaagaagatgatgaaaagCTTGGTGAAGCAAAGTTTGTATAAGAATTTGGAGATGATAACAAGGAGAGCTAATAATGTTTCATCAGAAGAGAACTCAAGTTCTAAGCTTAAGTCTTTGGTTATTAGTACAAGTTCTAAGAGTTTGCCTTATTAA